The following proteins are encoded in a genomic region of Bubalus kerabau isolate K-KA32 ecotype Philippines breed swamp buffalo chromosome 15, PCC_UOA_SB_1v2, whole genome shotgun sequence:
- the MMP7 gene encoding matrilysin — translation MRLALLCAACLLPGSPALPLGPGPGGEGDPRWQLAQDYLKRFYSSDSKIKNANSLEVRLKRMEGFFHLPITGILSPRIIEIMEKPRCGVPDVAEFSLFPNHPKWTSKVVTYRIMSYTSDLPHTTVNQLVAKAFKIWSEAIPLTFKRVRWGTADIMIGFARRAHGDPYPFDGPGATLAHAFAPGPGLGGDAHFDEDERWTDGIGIGVNFLYVATHELGHSLGLSHSSDPNAVMYPTYSKEDSKNFKLSQDDINGIQLLYGKRNDSRKK, via the exons ATGCGGCTGGCGCTGCTATGCGCCGCGTGCCTGCTGCCCGGCAGCCCGGCCCTGCCACTCGGCCCGGGCCCGGGAGGCGAGGGCGACCCGCGCTGGCAGCTGGCTCAG GACTATCTTAAGAGATTTTATTCATCTGACTCAAAAATTAAGAATGCCAATAGTTTAGAAGTCAGACTCAAGCGGATGGAAGGATTCTTTCACCTGCCTATAACTGGAATATTAAGCCCCCGTATTATAGAGATCATGGAGAAGCCCAGATGTGGAGTACCAGATGTTGCAGAATTTTCGCTATTCCCAAATCATCCAAAATGGACTTCTAAAGTAGTTACCTACAG GATCATGTCATATACTTCAGACTTACCACATACCACAGTGAATCAATTAGTGGCCAAGGCCTTCAAAATATGGAGCGAAGCAATCCCACTGACGTTTAAGAGAGTTAGATGGGGAACTGCTGATATCATGATTGGCTTTGCAAGAAGAG CTCACGGGGACCCGTATCCCTTTGATGGGCCAGGAGCCACACTGGCTCACGCCTTTGCACCTGGGCCAGGCCTGGGAGGAGATGCTCACTTCGATGAGGATGAACGCTGGACTGATGGTATCGGGATAG GAGTTAACTTCCTGTATGTTGCAACACACGAGCTTGGCCATTCCTTAGGTCTGAGTCATTCGTCTGATCCTAATGCTGTGATGTATCCAACCTACAGCAAAGAAGATTCCAAGAATTTCAAACTTTCACAGGATGATATCAACGGAATTCAGCTATTATACG